The following proteins come from a genomic window of Planctomycetia bacterium:
- the vapc25 gene encoding ribonuclease VapC, which translates to MIAVDTNILVYADCEESSLHAAALQAVRRLAEGDEAWAIPVFCIGEFLRVVSHDRLFDPPTPVMEAVDAVDSLLASPSSRLLTPGDRYLPLLRNLIAESHVRGNLVYDAQIAAVCLEHGATVLLTEDRDFARFRSLKPLTLQMFLNR; encoded by the coding sequence GTGATCGCGGTCGATACCAACATCCTCGTCTATGCCGATTGCGAAGAGTCCTCCCTGCACGCTGCCGCCCTGCAGGCAGTGCGGCGGCTCGCGGAGGGGGATGAAGCCTGGGCGATCCCCGTTTTTTGCATCGGGGAGTTCCTCCGCGTCGTTTCCCACGATCGCCTCTTCGATCCACCGACGCCGGTCATGGAAGCGGTTGATGCCGTGGACTCCTTGCTCGCGAGTCCGTCATCGAGACTGCTCACGCCCGGCGACCGCTACCTGCCCCTGCTGCGGAATCTGATTGCGGAATCGCACGTCCGGGGCAATCTGGTCTACGACGCCCAGATCGCCGCGGTCTGCCTCGAACACGGGGCGACGGTGCTGCTCACCGAAGATCGGGACTTCGCGCGATTTCGCAGCCTGAAACCGCTGACGCTCCAGATGTTCCTGAATCGTTGA
- a CDS encoding mRNA interferase PemK, which translates to MAEFVGGDVVVVPFPFTDLQSSKRRPAVVLATFARGDLLICQITSRSESHPTAVAIGTDDFLRGGIDRPSVALPHRLVTVHEAVILRSAGTLTPPKLAELVERVCAVIRAGGDA; encoded by the coding sequence GTGGCGGAATTTGTAGGCGGCGACGTGGTCGTCGTGCCGTTTCCGTTCACCGATCTTCAGTCGAGCAAGCGGCGGCCCGCCGTCGTGCTCGCGACGTTCGCACGGGGCGACCTGCTGATTTGCCAGATAACGAGTCGATCGGAATCCCACCCGACCGCGGTGGCCATCGGCACGGATGATTTTCTACGCGGTGGCATCGATCGGCCGAGCGTTGCTCTTCCCCACCGACTCGTCACCGTTCACGAGGCGGTCATCTTGCGGTCGGCCGGCACGCTCACGCCGCCTAAGCTTGCTGAGCTTGTGGAGCGAGTGTGTGCCGTGATTCGTGCTGGCGGCGATGCGTAA